Genomic segment of Sebastes fasciatus isolate fSebFas1 chromosome 3, fSebFas1.pri, whole genome shotgun sequence:
TAGTgccaggagaaaacccacaaAGGGATGCGACTAATGGGATAGGAGGGTGGAGTGGGTATGGAGGGTGGGTGGATAGAAGGAGGGGTGATGGAGATGGATGAGGGGTGAAAAGATGGTGGGAGTGGAGGGAGATGGTGGAGGGGTGGAAACAGGGAGGGCATGGAGGGAGGGTGAAAAAGTGAAgggtggaggaagagggagcTACTGTTGTCCAGCCTGAGCTGGACAACAAGCAGCCTCCTCAACCACTCTTGTGTCTCCAGCACACGTCTTCTTCTTGTGAAACCATCTAAAGaaatccttcttcttcttcttttccttcttctccGTCTGCTCTTCCTGTTTTGTCGACGCCGTCAGTGTTAATTGGTCGGCCAGCGCGTTGTATCTTTCCAGGAGTTCGTCCCCTCCGCTGCTCATCTGGACAGTAGTCTCTCTGAGTTTCTGAGAGATTGTGTATTGTCTTTGCAGAGCTGCAGGAGCTCCTCAACCATTGACATTGTCTTCTGGTTTTTAAGCGTCAGCGACTCCAAGCTCTGGTCTCTCTCGGCCAGGGCTCTTGTCACCCTGTCCTCAAGAGCGTTGTACTTGTCCTGCCAGGCTCGGTCCGACTGTGACAGTTTGGCTTCTTTGCTCCGTAGCTGACTTGTTGTCTCCGTCAGCATAAGAGAAAGGCTGTCATTCTTCTTGCTGAGATCCtggatctcctgctccagccgATTGACCTGCTTGTGGGATTCCATCTGATGTTGTTCTTCGTTGTCCTTCAGCTTGTTGAATCTTTTCTGCCAAGCTGACTCAGTCAGTATCTCATCCACTGCAGTAAACAACAACAGTCAGCGAGCCGGTAATTGAACATGACAGCACAGAGAAGTGACTGATTATTGACTTCCGTAGATCTCTGAAGTGATACCTAAATACCTGCAGGAATTTGCACGGCTTACACACCGTGTCAGTAATGGACAACAGCACATTTGTCATCCTGAACAGCAGAGACGTTAATATGCTAAGCTACTACATAGGTCATTATGTCAGGAGACAGCctattaaataaaattattgacCAAATGTCACCTGTTCTATACAAAACTGCACACCCCTGCATAACGACACGACCCAAAGACCAAATATCAGTCTGAAGGTGACAAGGAAACTTCCCACACTATATTTGCTTTCATTTTAGCCATgccatatattattataaatggaGTTACATTTTCAATGAAAAATAAGCATCCACATCATTTATTCAGACAATGTCAATGTTGTATAATCTAGAACATGAGGATGCAGGTGTCCAAATTCAAATTTAATACATAAACTTGTTTAAGTATAGAGAATAAACTAGCCTTTAATTTGATAGAGACAAAGGTGATGACATGCAACACACAAATTAAATGGTCACCGCTTCTAAGGACAAATGCAGATATGATATGAAGGACATTGTGTGGTCACAGTTTGTaatcattttaatcaattttattttttctttcagatgCAATGAAAAACCAAAGGTATTTTCTATTCATATGGCCTTGCAGGTTTCACTTAAAGGATGTCTCTGTAGGTGTGATTACTTCAATCCCGATCTTTATCTCCAGACACACCAGAGTCTTTTATGCATTTAAATGAGATGATCATGATTCGACCTCAGGCTCACGGTTGCTGGGAATTTATATTCAAACAATGATAAAGCTCTGGCCTTCCTGTTCACACATGCAGGCTTCCAGTGTTTGTACATATGGTCAATTTATTACCACACTGTTTTCTCATTGCCAAGGTTAATGGTATTTCTGTCTCCTGGCAGACTACTTCTCTGCTTCAGTATTTATCATGCCATATTTACCCTATTAAAGCTGTGGAAAACAACAACTGTACTATCTCTGTTCTAACTGTAGCAATATGCACTGTTTCAGatatttgttttgcattttttatcaatttattcTAATGAGAagtacaaacaaaaaataaataagagaatgGTTTTGTCTCTGCTGCAAAGAGATTCTGTAAGCAATAATGACAAACTAGTGAACTCAATGTTTAAGATATAAGTTAAGTTCTAAAGATCCCACAATGACTATCAATAGCCTCTTGTGTGATCATCATAACATTAACTATAATGTCATGAAGATCCCCAAATTTGAGTCGCACTACATAGCACGAGCTGGGAAATATTGTAATGGAATGGGCATGAAGCACATTTCATGTGATTCAGAACTTCAGAACCAGAATCATCGTCGAGTGATAATATGGTTGTAAAGACTAAAACAAGCTTAGTTGTAGTCAGTGTCTCATGCACTGTCTATGAAGTAACTTcatattattctatattttggcatcattacaggcatttatttatttattttttttcttgtttttaaaactgaaaaaagagatgaggctaaaaaaaaaggtacatcTATGACCAAAGACTTACATTTTTGGCCAACAATATACATCTAAGATTTGGTAGAATTTACTTGGCAGGCAGTTAAATAGAAGGCATGTTTGCATGAAAGTAAGCGAGCCTCTAAATTCGGAAGTTGTGAGCAGCAATTAGGTTTAATTTGCATGTAGATTTGGGTGTCATCAGCGTATGTGGAAATAACACCGCAGACTTTGCCTAAACACTGGAATGAAACAGAAAATTGCTAAAAACCTAAACACTGTGTTTTATCAGACAGAATGGACTTAAATTCTTGATTGTTGGACAGCATCCTCTCCATCCAACTGACCCATGAAGGTGGAGTCTACATGGTCCAGGTTCCAATTACAGGCCATGTAGTTGAATTCACACAGTCCACATTTGAAAGCAGAACACACCGGCAGCGTATGACACATGTCAAAAACACCAGCACCCATTGTTTTCGATGTACCCCACACACTAATGTTATCTTGTTGTCATTGCAGTTTGATGCACGTCAATGTGCCAGGATAGAAGACAGCAATGAAAACTGTAGAAGAAGGTCCatttaagtgcaatttattggcacatcttaGGTAGTGACGTTTTGAGCCAatgctcttcttcagacttaaTAAATCTGCACAGAGACACCATCTTAAAAGGTAAACACTCTGGTCACATGATACCTCCAGTGATGTGTGGTATGGGCAGCAATTGATGCATGTCAAAAGATGTGACACCATTGAGTATTATGTGATCAACTGTATTAATTGCTGTGAATAATTAGGACTAATGGTACAGTAATGCTTTTGTTCCCCAGTAATGGTCCATATGAATGGTGGACATTGTAGCCATGTTTATGCTTACAACATGTTTTACTTTATCCTAGAGACAGACTGTGTGTTTATGCTCCCGGTATAGATTCACTCTACTCTATTCTCACGGAAACAGAAAACTTGATTTCCAAAGCAGCCATGTGATGCATGTAGCTAAATAAAGTAGATATTGACACTATGTGGGAATATAGATATGAAAATCAGATTTCCTTCAGtgaatccaggctaaaagctgAAAGACGTCAATTTTAGAAGTGATAAAACTCAGTTACTCTTCAATCTCAGCAGGAACTCTGCACCTGCACTCCGCTTAATAGAACATGGGGGCTTGAGCCCATTACATCGGCCTGTGTTAAATCAATACATAGTGCTTCTCTGCAGGATTAGTGCCAAAGTGTAATGGCAAGGCAATTATCCTTCATTGGTACTGGTCTTAACCTGTCTTGTTCAGGTTCCAGGCAGAGATAAATTTAGACAGTTGGACCCTAGTGACTTTTTACATCTTACTATCCAGGACATCCCGCAggtacaatatatatagatatatatctatatctatagatatatctatatatctatagatatagatatatagatggaaAACATCCTGACATCAGTTTGATTTGTCTGAGCTAAGCCAAGAAGATTGTGATATTTCAATACCAAGTTTATGTGTAGAGCGAGAACCAGTTGATTGCTGAAACAGTTTATCAGATTAGCAACTTTTTCAAACGCTGCTATATCAAGtgtaccatttttttttaattacagttGCTGACTATATTTGACATCAATACTTCAAATCTGTACATTTGTCTTTAAAGTGAGATATAAGGATGCAGATTTACCTAATAGTTTTACATAATATTTTGTTAACAACTCTCAATTCCATAATTACCAGACAGGCTGAGAATCTTCATCTTCTTTTGTATAAAACATCCTGTGGTCAGTTTTCTATCAAATGTCTTATGGAATGAAAATGTCCATTTAATGGATACCTCTCTCTGTCATTGTCTATGTACAAAAAGAGACTTAGAAATGCTCTGCTGACAAAAAATGATCACTCTTAGAAACTGTTGTTCACACTCTAAATATGGCAATTACTCCTGGTCTCTGCATTATCTTAATCTTTACTGCTAAACTTATTTTTCTATGTGAAATTTTTTTAAAcctaatatttaaaatgtactgGTGATTTTTGATGTGGTACTATTTGTTAGTATTGTATGTCCTTtgggtgtgtttttaaaaaaaaaattgtaccAAACCCTCACATGTATTTTACATTCCTTtcatgtgaattgtattttactgtctttttatatgtgggaaacaaataaacataaacagggTACAGGATGTCATGGCAACAACCAATTCATAATATTTGACGCATGTTTTGCTCTGTTGGCAGTCTGACGATTTCTAATCTCCTGTCGTTCCCTCCCTATCCAGTAGTTGTCCCCAGAGTGTTCCTATATTTCCACATGAATTAACCTCCATACTCACCTGCACATCTGTTCCCAAATCCCTAATCAGCTCCACAGCATGTAGcctataacatactgtatatacctgcACTTTAGTTGTTATTCCACTCTTGTACTGTCCAAGCTGCAGAATAACAGCCTTCTAGTCTCCTTGTTCCTCCCTGCTGTGTgcatttttgggacattttttcttGCCTACTTTACCCCTTTGGACTTGGTTGCCCACACTGATTCTCAGAATTTTTTCAAATAATTAAAAGATTATgaagaataatgtatattaaagATTAATTTCCAATGGATTAGTTCAGTTAATTTCATCCCCTTTAAGGACTTTCATTAAATTAACAGCTTTGTAGGCACAGACACATCCATCACCATTAAACTGTAATAACgatatctttatatatataaattcctTGCTCATCACTTGGTGTCTCCTCTGGGTCTTGTAACCATTTTGAACGTTTTCCCTTTGTACAGAAGCAGCATTAATAATTTACAACTCTGATCCTCCGATTCTTGACATAATTAATCACCCAGAAATtctaggttgttttttttaaagttatttttttgggggcattttccatttttatgacaggacagtggatagagtcttgaaaggggggggagagagagagtggatgcagaaagggccacaggccggattcgaacccgggccgccgcggtcaggaccaagccttaatacatggacgcccgctctaccaactgagctaacccaggcgccctcaAGGTTGTTTTTTAATCACTATCAAGAATCTCCTGTACTCAGTTGCTCTATTAGCTGCGCGACTTTGCTCTCGTGCTTTGAATTCTTGGAGGAAATGCTAAAAGAAGGTTTAGGAATGTTTCCCAGTGTTTCCGTGCTATTCTTGTTGTCGTCACGATGACAGAAAGTTGACCACATTCTCTGCAGTCATGAGCGAAACACTTAACTCTAATTTGATTGTTTATGGCTATTTATTTTCTCAAGCCTGTATTCGGTATATGTTCCCATGGATTTTCATGttgttaaaatactttttttatcaGGCACATCCCagggaatataataataatagtaatgataaacttgtcagcacttttcaaaacaaacaaagtgctcTACTTAGTAGAACAAGGATTAAAACATTTCAAGACTGCAGTGAGGCGAATAAAATTAGACAATGAACATAATAAATAGAATCAAATTAACTTTGATGGCAGCAGTGAGGTGATAAGCTAAAAGTATCTGAAGTTTCCATagactgtaagaagtggacgtagtcaccgtgacgtcacccattggcttGTGGGCTGCCATTTTTAAGCCtcgagttcaacattttggccgtcactatgttgtttttttgcaatcagaagtgacacaagaggatggagctaagtacaacagaaCGCTGAATACAACATTTCCAGACGACTAAAATGTTAGTATTAACTAtcatgaactggaaacacactgtgaaagggttaaagtcgtaagacaaaaacacgtacaactcccagaccggacaacgccggggtagcgacctgtcaatcacaaggtagccacgctctaaagcataccctgctttatggtctatttgactctaaatgggaccataatttactaactgaacatcatgctgtattgaagaagacttgaaactagcgattgagaccataaactcatgtctacaatgtttactgaggtaataaatcaagtgagaagtagggccattttctcatagacttctatacaatcagacttctttttgcaaccagaggagtcgccccctgctggctgttagaaagaatgcaagtttaaggcacttccgcgttggcttcactttccagaaccagaggtagcccactggaaGCAGGTAGAAATACATGTGTAATGGACTGACAAACACATTATGACATTTGTCGTTTACAATATATCAAAATTATACTGTATTCCATTAAGAAGAAACGTATTGCACTTTGTCCAAGGCTACCTTTTAGCTACAGTAGAGCATAATATAAGTAAAGTATCACATTGAAATGCATTCACTACAACATTTAACATCCATCTGCATACACCATCATGTTTCCATCTTCTTTTAGATATCTCTGTCTCCGTTTATCTCAGTCTTCCGGAGTTTGTTTCTGTGCTCAGTCAAAGTCCATTTATAATCTATGAGCTGCTACTGTTAAATGAGATTAATGTTGAATATCAGAGTCTGGTTAACATAAATGATGAATTACGTACAAATCTAGACAACAGCACGACAATTAGGAGCAATCAGGCAAAGAAAAATAGAACATCAGTTAATATATAAAAAGTCAACAATTGCCCAAAGAAGGTAAAAAGTCAAACAGTTCTATAATGGTGAACACGTTTGTTTTCCCAATGCCTTTAGTCACGCAGCTAAACCACAGGGCTTTTCATTTCAGCTTCCACCGGTGTGTTAAATTAGTCTTTCTCATGAGCCGTCCCTCCAGAGGCCGTTAGGCTGCCATCCAGATGGTGAACGAGATGAGCAGGGTCGGTAAAACTGTCAGCGGCGTCACACAGCCCACATACAGCATGGTTCCTCCCACACCACACAGTGCAGTCAAATAGGCACTCATCCTGCTGCAGACTATCTTCCGTACTGTTGTGCAGAACTACAAGAAAGAGCGTGAGAATTAGTCAGTGATTTTTTGGCTAAGTGAATCACAGCAGTGCAGTGGAGGTGTGCTATTAAAGGGAAGGTCTTCATTACATCCAGAACAGCAGTAATTTGGGCATAAAGTAACACTAGATGGAGCTACTCGCCTCATGAATAAGTGAAGCTGATATTCACTCCAGTGGACTGAAGAAAAACAACTCTGAAAACATCCTCATGTGACCAAATGTCAAGGGTTTTCTTCAGTCACACACTAttgtaagtacatttactgtggATTAACACCACCTTACGCTGAGtgttaaactgtttttcatgAAATCCATACAAATAACTGACGGCATTGCAAATGCTACACGTGCAGTGAACCTTAAACCTTTGGCTTTTGCATGTGATCTTTCTCATGCAACAGGAGGCAAAGATAGACACACTTGAGAAGAAGAATTAAAGAATTAAATATTCAAAACTCAACATCACATAAATCTCTCTAATATCTTTAATCTCTAATAGTTTATATACATTGCAtcagtggtgtagtggagggTATATGCAGATATACGGAGTATACCCACCTCTTTTTCTGGCAGTTTACAGTATACCCACctatcagccaaaaagccattggAATATATAGGAGAGTATATCCACTTCATCCTCAGTAACCTACCTATCTACTTAGTAGTACATCCACCTCATCAACAACCACTACACCCCTGCATTGCATAGACTAATTCAATTGATGAAAAATACTCTAATTGATCTTATATTAAagtataattaatatataaagtAAATGATTTTCTGTTATTGGTCGCTGTGATTGTTCCTCCGGTCCATACTGGCTGTGAAAAGATTCCTTCCTCCTGCAATTACAATGTAAGtgatgggggaaaaaatcacaGTGCTGGTTCCAATTTACAgtctaaaaatgtatttcaaagtTGTCTGGAGCTACTATAAAGCTTCAGCAATCTGGTTTAGTCAAATAAAATGACTATCTTCCAAagttattgtattttttgtacaaTATTCTCTTCCACCGTAGCTCAGCAGGAAAAGTTTGTCAAGGGAAACGAAAAACTTTGCAATAAATAGACTGTAATTTTGGAAGATACCTACTTAGTATGACAAACTCAGACTGTTGAAGCCTCATAGCTTTACACAGGATGAGGACTGTGGATTTGgtgaggaaaatgttttttttacggCCAGTATGGacagaaaaatgtaaacttCTCTTTTGATCTTTCTACTGAGAGGCGGCCAGAGACTCTACCTGGTACGTTTGATAGCTGATGGCCATGCCATATCTGCAGTACATGACGTAGTGTTCACAGTTGTACCACAGTAAGCTGTAGGTGACGGAGCCCAGGAGTTTCTCAGCCCTTCTGGCCACCTCGTCCCCGTCCAGAGGAGGCTGGCTGCATATTTTGTCCATGTGGTTGATCAGAATCTCCGAGCCATATGCAAAATCTGCCACAGAGTCCACTCTGACGCTGGCAACCTTAGTGATAACCCCCAGCAGCAGGCGGTTATTTGTTACCATCTTTGCGATGGCAGATTTATTCTTAGATATCACAGGAAGGAT
This window contains:
- the LOC141765291 gene encoding lecithin retinol acyltransferase; translated protein: MFLYQLLNFFFVASKKEDDDSKHDLSLYKRGDLLEVPRTLFTHFGIYLGDNRVAHLIPDILPVISKNKSAIAKMVTNNRLLLGVITKVASVRVDSVADFAYGSEILINHMDKICSQPPLDGDEVARRAEKLLGSVTYSLLWYNCEHYVMYCRYGMAISYQTYQFCTTVRKIVCSRMSAYLTALCGVGGTMLYVGCVTPLTVLPTLLISFTIWMAA